The following are encoded together in the Pectobacterium punjabense genome:
- a CDS encoding LacI family DNA-binding transcriptional regulator, whose translation MSLKIIANNLGLSVAAVSRALNGHRDISDATRQRIQEEAERIGYRPNTHARRLKMGKSDAVGLVYPYASSLSNDIFFEMIGAISRKLAQHDVDFLLLADEQDECQGGVRLINSRRIDALIVAHTCEQDARLMLLQRNKVPFLALGRSQLPHPYAWFDFDNRAGMALATEHLIERGHRRIAMLSEDHPQAFIMQRRQGYRDTLQRHSLPFHDAYLRCVSPTRRAGYQAMLDLLALPEPPTAMVMDGNVHGDGAVAALQQAGRLSGSHPIALVMYDGLPQDSLTDISVTAIEQATREQVGEQIASMTQALIAGEAVENLQVLWQPTLRLGKTSFPA comes from the coding sequence GTGTCTTTAAAAATAATCGCAAATAACCTGGGTTTGTCGGTGGCAGCAGTGAGTCGTGCCCTCAACGGCCATCGGGATATCTCCGACGCCACGCGCCAGCGTATTCAGGAAGAAGCCGAGCGCATCGGCTATCGCCCTAATACGCACGCGCGCCGCCTGAAAATGGGCAAAAGCGACGCAGTCGGGCTGGTCTATCCCTATGCCTCTTCTCTAAGTAACGATATCTTTTTTGAGATGATCGGCGCGATCAGTCGCAAACTGGCACAGCACGACGTCGATTTTCTCCTGCTGGCAGATGAACAAGACGAATGTCAGGGCGGTGTTCGGTTGATCAACAGCCGCCGTATCGACGCGCTAATCGTGGCGCACACGTGTGAGCAGGATGCACGCCTGATGCTACTGCAACGTAACAAGGTGCCTTTTCTCGCGCTGGGGCGCAGCCAGTTACCGCATCCTTATGCCTGGTTCGATTTTGACAACCGTGCAGGCATGGCGCTAGCGACGGAACACCTGATTGAACGTGGCCACCGCCGTATCGCCATGTTGAGCGAAGACCACCCGCAGGCGTTCATTATGCAACGTCGTCAGGGCTACCGCGATACTCTGCAACGCCACAGCCTACCCTTTCACGATGCCTACCTGCGCTGTGTCAGCCCTACGCGCCGTGCGGGCTACCAGGCCATGCTCGACCTTCTGGCGCTGCCGGAGCCGCCAACAGCAATGGTGATGGATGGCAACGTCCACGGCGATGGAGCTGTCGCCGCATTGCAGCAAGCAGGCCGCCTTTCCGGTTCACACCCTATCGCGTTAGTGATGTATGACGGTTTGCCACAGGACAGCCTGACAGACATTAGCGTGACGGCGATAGAGCAAGCGACGCGGGAACAGGTTGGTGAACAGATTGCCAGCATGACGCAGGCGCTCATCGCGGGCGAAGCCGTAGAAAATTTGCAGGTGTTATGGCAGCCGACGCTGCGCCTCGGTAAAACGAGCTTTCCCGCCTAA
- a CDS encoding alpha-galactosidase: MKRDIVQLTSAQCDVIVRCAPAAEILYWGPRLRGFSPEDVISLQRPVANGRLDVDLPLTLAMEYGRGQFGSPGIEGHRAGYDAAPIFTTTQVDVQDNTLTITADDTQAGLRLTSELHLDPQTDVLQLRHTLQNLRADAWQVQRLAVTLPVPERANDVMAFHGRWLREFQTHRLTLQHGGFIQESRRGRSSHEYFPALILGESAFSEQRGSVWGVHLGWSGNHRLRADIKTDGRRVVQAEALYLPGEITLAQSESLTTPWVYAAFSDTGLNGMSQRYHTFLRQSLIQFCGDKPRPVHLNTWEGIYFDHNPEYIMQMASKAADVGVERFIIDDGWFRGRHHDRAALGDWYLDEEKYPNGLMPVIEHVKALGMEFGIWVEPEMINPDSDLFRAHPDWVLQLPGYEQPTGRYQYVLNLNQPDAFAYLLERLSWLLGEHPVDYVKWDMNRELVQPGHEGRLAADAQTRQFYRLLDTLRQRFPHVEFESCASGGGRIDYGVLERTQRFWVSDNNDALERQTIQRGMSYFFPPEVMGQHIGHARCHATYRRHTIAFRGLTALFGHMGIELDPVKADDNELEGYRHYIQLHKTLRPLLHSGTTWRVEMPDDTVQATGVVSRDRQHAVFQIAQLRMPDYSLAGTLRFPGLLPDARYEVKLLDGPEIKTVREGGGTMRELPPWLRQPIVVSGDWLMQAGLALPVLTPETAILIGLSAVRDTASQ; this comes from the coding sequence ATGAAGCGTGATATTGTTCAATTAACCAGCGCACAGTGCGATGTCATCGTACGCTGCGCCCCAGCAGCAGAAATTCTCTATTGGGGGCCGCGGCTACGCGGTTTTTCGCCAGAAGATGTCATTTCTCTGCAACGCCCCGTCGCCAACGGTCGTCTGGATGTAGATCTCCCTCTGACGCTGGCAATGGAATATGGGCGTGGTCAGTTCGGTTCGCCGGGTATTGAAGGGCATCGAGCGGGCTATGATGCCGCGCCGATCTTCACCACTACGCAGGTTGACGTTCAAGACAACACACTCACTATCACAGCGGACGATACGCAGGCTGGTCTTCGCCTGACCAGCGAACTGCATCTGGACCCGCAAACCGATGTGCTGCAACTGCGCCACACGCTACAGAATCTGCGTGCTGACGCCTGGCAAGTACAACGCCTCGCTGTCACGTTGCCTGTCCCGGAGCGGGCGAATGATGTCATGGCGTTTCACGGCCGCTGGCTGCGTGAATTTCAGACTCATCGTCTTACGTTACAGCACGGTGGCTTTATTCAGGAAAGCCGTCGGGGAAGAAGCTCCCACGAATATTTCCCGGCGCTGATTCTCGGTGAGTCCGCGTTCAGCGAACAACGTGGCTCAGTATGGGGCGTGCATTTAGGCTGGAGCGGCAACCATCGGCTACGTGCCGATATCAAAACTGACGGTCGTCGCGTCGTACAGGCGGAAGCCCTTTATCTGCCGGGCGAAATCACGCTGGCACAGTCGGAATCCCTCACCACACCGTGGGTCTACGCAGCGTTCTCCGATACTGGCTTGAATGGCATGAGCCAGCGTTATCACACCTTCCTACGCCAGTCCCTCATCCAATTCTGTGGTGATAAGCCACGCCCGGTGCATCTCAATACGTGGGAAGGGATCTATTTCGATCACAATCCAGAGTACATCATGCAGATGGCGAGCAAAGCCGCCGACGTCGGTGTAGAGCGCTTCATTATCGACGACGGCTGGTTTCGTGGACGCCATCACGACAGGGCCGCACTCGGCGACTGGTATTTGGATGAGGAAAAATACCCTAACGGGCTGATGCCAGTGATTGAGCACGTCAAAGCGTTGGGAATGGAGTTCGGTATTTGGGTCGAACCGGAGATGATTAATCCCGATTCCGACCTGTTCCGCGCACATCCCGACTGGGTGCTGCAATTGCCCGGCTACGAGCAACCCACTGGCCGCTACCAGTATGTGCTGAATTTAAACCAGCCCGACGCTTTCGCTTATCTACTGGAGCGGCTGAGCTGGCTACTGGGCGAGCATCCCGTCGATTATGTGAAATGGGATATGAACCGCGAACTGGTGCAGCCCGGCCATGAAGGGCGGCTGGCTGCCGATGCGCAAACCCGGCAGTTCTATCGCCTGCTCGATACCCTGCGCCAGCGTTTTCCTCATGTTGAATTTGAATCCTGCGCCTCCGGTGGCGGCCGCATCGATTACGGTGTACTTGAGCGTACGCAACGCTTCTGGGTATCGGATAACAACGACGCGCTGGAGCGTCAGACCATCCAGCGCGGCATGAGCTACTTCTTTCCACCAGAAGTGATGGGGCAACACATCGGCCACGCGCGCTGCCACGCGACGTACCGACGCCATACCATCGCCTTTCGCGGCTTGACGGCCCTGTTCGGCCACATGGGAATCGAGCTCGATCCTGTCAAAGCCGATGACAACGAACTGGAAGGCTATCGCCACTACATTCAGTTGCATAAGACGCTGCGCCCGCTGCTGCACAGCGGCACAACCTGGCGGGTAGAGATGCCGGACGATACGGTACAGGCCACCGGCGTGGTGAGCCGCGATCGCCAGCACGCGGTTTTCCAAATAGCCCAGTTGCGTATGCCGGATTATTCGCTGGCAGGCACGCTCCGCTTCCCCGGCCTGCTGCCCGATGCACGCTATGAAGTCAAATTGTTGGATGGCCCGGAGATCAAAACGGTACGTGAAGGTGGCGGCACCATGCGGGAGCTTCCGCCTTGGTTACGTCAGCCGATTGTGGTCTCCGGCGATTGGCTGATGCAGGCCGGTCTTGCCCTTCCCGTCCTGACGCCAGAAACCGCCATTCTGATCGGGCTTTCTGCAGTGCGGGACACCGCCAGTCAATAA
- a CDS encoding HD domain-containing protein, whose product MSSSPSTLNFGSMTDVFGFLIEIDKLKSVQRRTKIIASERHEDSAEHSWHFAVAAMALAPYASEGVDIQRVIQMALIHDIVEIDAGDVLVYDLSARLAIHDQEVAAAARIFGLLPEPQRQQFHDLWEEYEANETPSAQFALMLDRVMPMLMNLYNGGQSWVENGIRLEQVLDRAEFIADINPELWQYLKQHLEDAKAKGWLL is encoded by the coding sequence ATGTCATCTTCCCCATCTACTCTGAATTTCGGTTCCATGACCGATGTCTTCGGCTTTCTGATAGAAATCGATAAATTAAAAAGCGTACAGCGCCGCACCAAGATTATCGCCAGCGAACGCCACGAAGATTCAGCCGAACACAGCTGGCATTTTGCCGTCGCCGCGATGGCGCTGGCCCCCTACGCGAGTGAAGGTGTGGATATTCAGCGCGTAATCCAAATGGCGTTGATTCACGATATCGTCGAAATCGATGCGGGCGATGTGCTCGTTTACGATCTTTCCGCACGTCTCGCGATTCACGACCAGGAAGTCGCTGCCGCAGCGCGTATTTTCGGCCTGCTGCCAGAGCCACAGCGCCAGCAATTCCACGATCTGTGGGAAGAATACGAAGCGAATGAAACGCCCAGCGCCCAGTTCGCCCTGATGCTCGATCGCGTCATGCCGATGCTGATGAATCTGTACAACGGTGGTCAAAGCTGGGTAGAAAACGGTATCCGTCTGGAACAGGTTCTCGACCGCGCCGAATTCATCGCCGATATCAACCCGGAACTGTGGCAATACCTGAAGCAGCATCTGGAAGACGCCAAAGCCAAGGGATGGTTGCTATAA
- the ygfZ gene encoding tRNA-modifying protein YgfZ, producing the protein MVNQHTAHQRPFASQPPFASAELTATLISLDDWALATLIGPDTVKYLQGQVTADVSALADDRHILCAHCDAKGKMWSNLRLFHHGEGFAFIERRNLRDAQLSELKKYAVFSKTTIAPDDNAVLLGAAGAGIRELLASVFNQLPDAEHPVVQLEGATLLHFTHPAERFLLVLSPEQSAALLEQLGDKVSLNDSRQWLTLDIEAGQPIIDSANSAQFIPQATNLQALNGISFSKGCYTGQEMVARAKYRGANKRALYWLAGKASRVPQAGDDLELQLGENWRRTGTVLAASQLQNSDVWVQAVLNNDLTAENVLRVREEAESQLTVQPLPYEITD; encoded by the coding sequence ATGGTTAATCAACATACGGCTCATCAACGCCCTTTTGCCTCACAACCCCCCTTTGCTTCTGCCGAGCTCACCGCCACACTCATCTCACTGGATGACTGGGCGCTAGCCACGCTGATCGGGCCGGATACCGTCAAATATCTTCAGGGACAGGTCACCGCAGATGTCAGCGCACTGGCTGACGATCGGCACATCCTTTGCGCCCACTGCGACGCGAAAGGAAAAATGTGGAGCAACCTGCGTCTGTTCCATCACGGCGAGGGGTTTGCTTTCATTGAACGCCGTAATCTACGCGACGCCCAGCTTAGCGAACTGAAAAAATACGCCGTTTTTTCGAAAACCACCATCGCACCAGACGACAACGCCGTGCTGCTGGGCGCGGCAGGAGCGGGTATCCGCGAGCTGCTGGCTTCAGTATTCAACCAACTTCCCGATGCCGAACACCCTGTTGTGCAGCTCGAAGGAGCCACCTTACTGCATTTCACTCATCCCGCAGAGCGTTTCTTGCTGGTACTGTCTCCAGAGCAAAGCGCTGCGCTACTTGAACAGCTCGGCGATAAAGTCAGCCTGAATGACAGCCGCCAATGGCTGACGTTGGATATTGAGGCAGGTCAGCCCATCATTGACAGCGCAAACAGTGCGCAGTTCATCCCGCAAGCGACTAATTTACAGGCATTAAATGGAATTAGCTTCAGCAAAGGGTGCTATACCGGTCAAGAAATGGTTGCTCGGGCAAAATATCGCGGTGCTAACAAGCGCGCGCTCTACTGGCTGGCGGGTAAAGCAAGTCGGGTGCCGCAGGCGGGAGACGATCTCGAGCTGCAACTCGGTGAGAATTGGCGCCGTACGGGCACCGTACTGGCTGCCAGCCAATTGCAGAACAGTGACGTGTGGGTACAGGCGGTGCTGAATAACGATCTCACCGCAGAGAACGTTCTGCGTGTGCGTGAAGAAGCCGAAAGCCAGCTCACGGTTCAGCCTCTGCCATATGAAATAACGGATTAA
- the trhA gene encoding PAQR family membrane homeostasis protein TrhA, with protein sequence MSKNAQMPDYSLAEEIANSISHGIGVIFGIVGLVLLLVQAVNNDAGSVAIASYSLYGGSIILLFLASTLYHAIPSQRIKPWLKKFDHCAIYLLIAGTYTPFLLVGLDSPLAHGLMVVIWSMALLGVLFKLAFAHRFEVLSLITYLVMGWLSLVVIYQMVMKLSAGSVTLLAVGGVVYTLGVIFYACKRIPYNHAIWHGFVLGGSVCHFLAIYLYI encoded by the coding sequence ATGTCAAAAAATGCACAGATGCCGGACTACTCGCTGGCAGAGGAAATTGCGAACAGCATCAGCCATGGAATCGGCGTGATTTTCGGGATTGTTGGCCTGGTTTTGCTGCTGGTGCAGGCGGTCAACAATGATGCCGGGAGCGTGGCGATTGCCAGCTATAGCCTCTATGGCGGCAGTATTATCCTGCTATTTTTGGCCTCGACGCTGTATCACGCGATCCCTTCTCAGCGCATTAAACCGTGGCTGAAAAAGTTCGACCACTGTGCCATCTATCTGTTGATTGCCGGAACCTACACGCCTTTTTTGCTGGTGGGGCTGGATTCACCGCTGGCACATGGCTTGATGGTCGTCATCTGGAGCATGGCGCTGTTGGGCGTGCTCTTCAAACTGGCGTTTGCCCATCGTTTTGAAGTGCTGTCGTTGATTACCTATCTGGTCATGGGCTGGCTGTCGCTGGTGGTGATTTATCAGATGGTGATGAAACTGTCGGCAGGGAGTGTGACGCTGTTAGCGGTGGGCGGTGTGGTGTATACGCTGGGGGTGATTTTCTATGCCTGCAAGCGTATTCCCTATAACCATGCGATTTGGCACGGGTTTGTGTTAGGCGGCAGCGTCTGCCACTTTCTGGCGATTTATCTTTATATCTAA
- the dsbC gene encoding bifunctional protein-disulfide isomerase/oxidoreductase DsbC: MKKGLLLLSLLVATATNFAHADDAAIKQTLTRLDMQGAEILPSPMAGMKTVITESGVLYISEDGKHLLQGPLYDVSGTMPVNTTNQILIGKMDALQEQMIVYKAAQEKHVITVFTDITCGYCHKLHEQMKDYNALGITVRYLAFPRQGMKSPAAKDMQSIWCVADRNKAFDNAMKSEAISPATCKTDIAAHYQLGIQFGVQGTPAIVLQDGLVVPGYQGPKEMLAMLEAHKASKKTGG, from the coding sequence ATGAAAAAAGGGTTATTACTGCTTTCTTTACTGGTGGCGACGGCAACCAACTTTGCTCACGCTGACGACGCCGCGATCAAGCAGACGTTGACGCGTCTGGATATGCAGGGGGCGGAAATTCTGCCTTCGCCAATGGCAGGCATGAAAACCGTTATTACCGAGAGCGGCGTGCTGTACATCAGCGAAGATGGCAAGCATTTGCTGCAAGGCCCGCTTTACGATGTGAGCGGCACGATGCCGGTCAACACCACCAATCAAATCCTGATCGGCAAGATGGATGCGTTACAGGAGCAGATGATTGTTTATAAAGCCGCGCAGGAAAAACACGTGATTACCGTTTTCACCGATATCACCTGCGGCTACTGCCACAAACTGCATGAGCAGATGAAAGATTACAACGCCTTGGGCATCACCGTGCGCTATCTGGCCTTCCCGCGACAGGGCATGAAATCCCCGGCAGCCAAAGATATGCAGTCCATCTGGTGCGTGGCCGATCGCAATAAAGCGTTTGATAACGCGATGAAGAGCGAAGCGATCTCGCCAGCAACGTGCAAAACCGATATCGCCGCGCATTACCAACTGGGTATCCAGTTTGGCGTGCAGGGCACCCCCGCCATTGTGCTGCAAGACGGTTTGGTTGTACCGGGATATCAAGGGCCGAAAGAGATGTTGGCAATGCTGGAAGCACACAAAGCCTCGAAAAAAACCGGCGGTTGA
- the rlmF gene encoding 23S rRNA (adenine(1618)-N(6))-methyltransferase RlmF codes for MTKPAVQKSGLHPRNRHRDRYDFPALKQSYPALIPFVKVNAYGDESVDFANPEAVKTLNQALLQHFYQIAHWTIPDGFLCPPIPGRADYIHHLADLLAEDNRSVVPRDASVLDVGCGANCVYPLIGHREYGWRFTGSEINPLAMKAANETIEANPGLNRSIRLRRQKNSKAILAGIIHKNDTFDAVMCNPPFHASAEDARQGTQRKLHNLGLDKRSPLNFGGQQDELWCEGGESAFIGQMIKESAGFARQCLWFTSLVSRKENLPEIYRALEAVDVEKVRTIDMAQGQKQSRFVAWSFLDTAARARWLQKR; via the coding sequence ATGACTAAGCCCGCAGTGCAAAAAAGTGGTCTGCATCCTCGTAATCGCCATCGCGACCGTTATGATTTCCCCGCGCTCAAACAGAGCTATCCTGCGCTAATCCCGTTTGTGAAGGTGAATGCCTACGGTGATGAGTCAGTGGATTTTGCCAATCCCGAGGCGGTGAAAACGCTGAATCAGGCATTGTTGCAGCACTTTTATCAGATTGCGCACTGGACGATCCCTGACGGCTTTCTGTGCCCACCGATCCCCGGCCGCGCTGATTATATCCACCATCTGGCCGATTTACTGGCGGAAGATAACCGCTCGGTGGTGCCGCGTGATGCATCCGTACTGGATGTCGGTTGCGGTGCCAACTGCGTTTACCCGCTGATTGGGCATCGCGAGTACGGCTGGCGTTTTACTGGCAGCGAGATTAACCCGCTGGCGATGAAAGCGGCCAATGAAACGATTGAAGCGAACCCCGGTTTGAATCGGTCGATTCGCCTGCGTCGTCAGAAAAACAGCAAAGCGATACTGGCGGGCATTATTCACAAGAACGATACGTTTGATGCCGTTATGTGTAATCCTCCGTTCCATGCTTCCGCTGAAGATGCCCGTCAGGGAACGCAACGCAAATTGCATAATCTGGGGCTGGATAAACGCTCACCGCTGAATTTTGGCGGCCAGCAGGATGAGCTGTGGTGTGAGGGCGGCGAGTCAGCTTTCATTGGTCAGATGATCAAAGAGAGCGCCGGTTTTGCCCGCCAGTGCCTGTGGTTTACGTCGCTGGTGTCGCGCAAAGAGAACCTGCCGGAAATTTATCGTGCGCTGGAAGCGGTTGACGTGGAAAAGGTCAGAACGATAGATATGGCACAAGGTCAGAAGCAAAGCCGCTTTGTTGCGTGGAGCTTCCTGGATACTGCCGCCCGTGCCCGCTGGTTACAAAAACGCTAA
- a CDS encoding MFS transporter, whose translation MQATITPTLDAEAEAPPVNSRNKVIVASLIGTAIEFFDFYIYATAAVLIFPHIFFPQGDPTAATLQSLATFAIAFVARPIGSAVFGHFGDRVGRKVTLVASLLTMGISTVLIGLLPTYETIGIFAPILLALARFGQGLGLGGEWGGAALLATENAPSNKRALYGSFPQLGAPIGFFFANGTFLLLSWLLTEEQFMTWGWRVPFVASAALVLVGLYVRISLHEAPVFTKAVKAGKQVRMPLGTLLSKHMKVTILGTFIMLATYTLFYIMTVYSMTYGTAPVPKGLGFSRNSFLLMLMIAVIGFGLMVPVAGYLADAFGRRKTMIAITCLMIVFAMLFPYMLGSGNQALVMGFLVLGLSIMGLTFGPMGALLPELFPTEVRYTGASFSYNVSSILGASVAPYIAAWLTANYGLFYVGVYLAAMASLTLIALLLTKETRHQSLG comes from the coding sequence ATGCAAGCCACCATCACTCCCACTCTCGATGCCGAAGCGGAAGCGCCACCCGTAAACTCACGCAATAAGGTCATCGTTGCGTCACTCATTGGCACCGCGATCGAATTTTTCGATTTTTATATCTATGCCACCGCTGCGGTGCTGATTTTCCCGCATATTTTCTTCCCGCAAGGCGATCCAACGGCTGCGACGCTACAGTCACTGGCCACCTTTGCGATTGCCTTTGTGGCTCGCCCTATTGGTTCGGCAGTATTCGGTCACTTCGGCGACCGTGTCGGACGTAAAGTCACGCTGGTCGCTTCTCTGCTGACCATGGGGATTTCAACCGTTCTGATTGGGCTGTTACCGACCTACGAAACCATTGGGATTTTTGCCCCTATTTTGCTGGCACTGGCACGTTTCGGTCAGGGGCTGGGTCTGGGCGGTGAATGGGGCGGTGCGGCACTGCTGGCGACCGAAAATGCTCCGTCCAATAAACGTGCGCTGTATGGGTCGTTCCCCCAGCTTGGCGCGCCGATTGGCTTCTTCTTCGCTAACGGCACCTTCCTGCTGTTATCCTGGCTGCTGACGGAAGAGCAGTTCATGACCTGGGGCTGGCGCGTGCCGTTCGTCGCGTCCGCCGCGCTGGTGCTGGTTGGTCTGTATGTTCGTATCTCTCTGCATGAAGCCCCGGTCTTTACCAAAGCGGTCAAAGCCGGTAAGCAGGTGCGCATGCCGCTGGGAACGCTGCTTAGCAAGCATATGAAAGTGACGATTCTTGGCACCTTTATCATGCTGGCAACCTACACGCTGTTCTACATCATGACCGTATACTCCATGACGTATGGCACAGCCCCCGTGCCGAAAGGGCTTGGTTTCTCGCGCAACAGCTTCCTGTTGATGCTGATGATCGCGGTGATCGGCTTTGGCCTGATGGTACCCGTAGCAGGGTATTTGGCAGATGCCTTCGGCCGCCGTAAAACCATGATTGCCATCACCTGCCTCATGATCGTCTTCGCCATGCTGTTCCCTTATATGCTCGGTTCAGGTAATCAGGCGCTGGTGATGGGCTTTCTGGTGCTGGGTCTGAGCATCATGGGGCTAACGTTCGGCCCGATGGGTGCACTGCTGCCGGAACTGTTCCCGACAGAAGTGCGTTACACCGGCGCATCGTTCTCCTATAACGTCTCGTCGATTCTGGGCGCATCGGTCGCACCGTATATCGCAGCATGGCTGACGGCCAACTACGGTCTGTTCTATGTCGGCGTTTATCTGGCGGCGATGGCCTCACTGACGCTGATTGCACTGCTGCTCACCAAAGAAACGCGCCACCAGTCGCTGGGATAA
- the sdhE gene encoding FAD assembly factor SdhE, producing the protein MEIDNKSRIHWACRRGMRELDIAIMPFFEHDYDTLNDSDKHTFVRLLQSDDPDLFNWLMNHGEPEDGELKRMISLIQTRNKDRGPVAM; encoded by the coding sequence ATGGAAATCGATAATAAATCACGTATTCATTGGGCATGCCGCCGTGGTATGCGCGAACTGGATATCGCCATCATGCCGTTTTTTGAGCATGATTATGACACACTTAATGACAGTGATAAGCACACGTTTGTACGCTTGTTACAAAGCGACGACCCTGATTTATTCAATTGGTTGATGAACCACGGTGAGCCGGAAGACGGAGAGCTGAAACGCATGATTTCCCTTATTCAGACGCGAAATAAAGATCGTGGCCCAGTGGCAATGTGA
- the fldB gene encoding flavodoxin FldB, whose amino-acid sequence MKIGLFYGSSTCYTEMAAEKIRDILGEELVDLHNVKDVEPQRMEDYSTLILGIPTWDFGEIQEDWENIWGQLATLNLKGKVIALYGMGDQLGYSEWFLDALGMLHEQLLPLGVTFIGYWPIDGYDFTSPKPLSADGKHFVGLALDEVNQYDLSDERLEQWCEQILQEMASLL is encoded by the coding sequence ATGAAAATCGGTCTGTTTTACGGCTCAAGCACCTGCTACACCGAAATGGCAGCGGAAAAAATTCGCGACATTCTGGGCGAAGAATTAGTGGATCTGCACAACGTTAAGGATGTCGAACCTCAACGTATGGAAGACTACAGTACGCTGATTCTCGGCATCCCGACCTGGGATTTCGGTGAGATTCAGGAAGACTGGGAGAACATTTGGGGCCAATTAGCGACGCTGAACCTCAAAGGAAAAGTGATAGCGCTTTACGGCATGGGCGATCAGCTTGGCTACAGCGAATGGTTCCTTGATGCGCTGGGCATGCTGCATGAACAACTGCTGCCATTAGGTGTCACATTTATTGGGTATTGGCCAATCGATGGCTACGACTTCACCAGCCCGAAACCGCTGTCTGCTGACGGCAAACATTTTGTCGGACTCGCGTTGGACGAAGTGAACCAATACGACCTCAGCGATGAACGGCTGGAACAGTGGTGCGAACAAATCCTACAGGAAATGGCATCGCTACTGTAA
- the xerD gene encoding site-specific tyrosine recombinase XerD, with the protein MQEHDQALIEQFLDALWLERNLAENTLASYRLDLRTLAEWLAHHNNDLLQAQSLDLQAFLADRVDGGYKATSSARLLSAMRRFFQYLYREKLRSDDPSAVLSSPKLPQRLPKDLSEAQVEALLNAPSIEQPLELRDKAMLEVLYATGLRVSELVGLTMSDVSLRQGVVRVLGKGNKERLVPLGEEAVYWIEYYLEHGRPWLLNGQTLDVLFPSNRARQMTRQTFWHRIKYYAVLASIDSEKLSPHVLRHAFATHLLNHGADLRVVQMLLGHSDLSTTQIYTHVATERLKQLHQQHHPRA; encoded by the coding sequence ATGCAAGAACACGATCAGGCGCTTATCGAACAGTTTCTCGATGCGCTGTGGCTGGAAAGAAATTTGGCCGAAAATACGCTGGCGTCTTATCGGTTGGATCTGCGAACGCTGGCAGAGTGGCTTGCGCATCATAACAACGATTTATTGCAGGCACAGTCGCTGGATCTCCAGGCGTTTCTCGCCGATAGGGTTGATGGGGGCTACAAGGCGACCAGCTCGGCTCGTTTGCTGAGTGCGATGCGTCGCTTCTTTCAGTACCTTTATCGGGAAAAGCTGCGTAGCGACGATCCCAGCGCCGTTCTATCGTCCCCGAAGTTGCCACAGCGTTTACCCAAAGATCTGAGCGAGGCGCAGGTTGAGGCATTACTCAACGCCCCAAGCATTGAACAGCCGCTGGAATTACGCGATAAAGCCATGCTTGAGGTATTGTATGCAACGGGGCTGCGTGTTTCCGAGCTGGTCGGTTTGACGATGAGCGATGTCAGCCTGCGGCAAGGCGTGGTACGCGTGCTGGGGAAAGGCAATAAAGAACGGTTAGTGCCGCTGGGTGAAGAAGCGGTGTATTGGATCGAGTATTATCTGGAACATGGTCGCCCGTGGCTATTGAATGGGCAGACGTTGGATGTCCTGTTTCCCAGCAATCGCGCACGGCAAATGACGCGCCAGACGTTCTGGCACCGCATCAAGTATTATGCAGTACTGGCGTCCATCGACAGCGAAAAGCTCTCGCCGCACGTTCTCCGCCATGCGTTTGCTACCCATTTATTGAACCACGGCGCGGATTTACGGGTCGTACAGATGCTTTTAGGGCACAGCGATCTTTCCACGACGCAGATTTACACCCATGTTGCGACGGAGCGGCTGAAACAGCTGCATCAGCAGCACCATCCGCGCGCCTAA
- a CDS encoding protein YgfX — protein MQLLSLVVHGLLVLLILLAPWPDGYAWLWLCLVTMVMFGFIRSQRNIKSRQGCITLLSETTLNWRQQEWQIVKRPWLLKNGVLLALQSADGKDKQQLWLASDSMGDDEWRHLRQLLLQQKHWAR, from the coding sequence ATGCAACTGTTGTCATTGGTTGTGCATGGCCTATTAGTGTTGCTCATTCTGCTGGCACCGTGGCCGGACGGCTATGCGTGGCTGTGGCTCTGTCTTGTTACAATGGTGATGTTTGGTTTTATTCGTAGCCAAAGGAATATCAAATCGCGGCAAGGCTGTATTACTCTGCTTAGCGAAACGACCCTAAACTGGCGGCAGCAGGAGTGGCAGATTGTCAAACGACCATGGCTTTTAAAAAATGGTGTGTTGTTGGCATTGCAGTCGGCTGATGGGAAAGACAAGCAGCAACTGTGGCTGGCATCGGATAGCATGGGCGATGACGAATGGCGCCATTTGCGCCAACTTCTCTTACAGCAGAAACACTGGGCGAGATAA